Proteins encoded in a region of the Streptomyces akebiae genome:
- a CDS encoding helix-turn-helix domain-containing protein has translation MKSDAAHIDEFAAWIQGVMRARGYDIDSPRGGGKTKLAEDAGVHRAAITRLLQRQSMPDLDTMRGLSRALGVPVREVLIRSGKLTEQDLPSTPTPPGTGTAPGDHTLSAEQAATALGIPEHLRAAFVQITEQLRLGVPHAPEAAADDQAGN, from the coding sequence ATGAAGAGCGATGCCGCACACATCGACGAGTTCGCGGCCTGGATACAAGGCGTGATGCGGGCGCGCGGGTACGACATCGACAGCCCCCGGGGCGGTGGAAAGACCAAGCTCGCCGAGGACGCGGGGGTGCACCGGGCGGCCATCACCCGGTTGCTGCAGCGGCAGAGCATGCCCGATCTGGACACGATGCGCGGTCTGTCCCGGGCGCTCGGCGTCCCGGTGCGGGAGGTTCTGATCCGCTCGGGCAAGCTGACCGAGCAGGACCTGCCCTCCACCCCCACGCCACCCGGGACCGGCACGGCTCCCGGCGACCACACGCTCTCCGCCGAGCAGGCGGCCACCGCTCTCGGCATCCCGGAACACCTCCGGGCAGCCTTCGTCCAGATCACCGAACAGCTCAGACTCGGCGTCCCCCACGCCCCGGAAGCCGCCGCGGACGACCAGGCGGGCAACTGA
- a CDS encoding serine hydrolase domain-containing protein has product MSRPTAPARTPALDLAHWQRRLDTLRATHDVPGASLAFVVDGEVHELASGVLSRATGVEATTDSVFQLGSIAKVYTAALVMQLVESGELDLDVPVVQVLPEFATVDPAATEVITPRMLLSHTSGLTCDFHIDTGRGDDAIARYVEAAKGVAMDCPPGTAVSYSGIGYVVLGRIVEVLTGLTWDQALKERVFAPLGLAHSMTLPEEALPFRVAMGHLAGEDGAQTPAPVWDLMPRAAGPGARVLATAGDVVRYAKAHLDGGAGILRPETVTAMQARETDVPDKWTVSADGWGLGWTLYDWDGVPGYGHDGAATGQYAFLRVVPTEGVAVALLTNGGSSRLLYADLLRELLAELAGITLPAPFAPPAEPPTVDITPWTGTYKREGVVITIGERNGTPHLTYAFVDGMVGYSPDLEMELVPLSDTVFAGAGGGASFAEDWMPVVFATLSDGTRCAYIGMRAAPKVA; this is encoded by the coding sequence ATGTCCCGGCCCACCGCCCCCGCCCGTACCCCCGCCCTCGACCTCGCCCACTGGCAGCGTCGCCTCGACACCCTCCGCGCCACCCACGACGTGCCCGGCGCGAGCCTCGCCTTCGTCGTCGACGGCGAGGTCCACGAACTCGCGAGCGGGGTGCTCAGCCGCGCGACCGGCGTGGAGGCCACCACCGACTCCGTCTTCCAGCTCGGCTCGATCGCGAAGGTCTACACCGCCGCCCTCGTCATGCAGCTGGTGGAGTCCGGCGAACTCGACCTGGACGTCCCGGTGGTGCAGGTGCTGCCGGAGTTCGCGACCGTCGACCCGGCCGCCACCGAGGTCATCACGCCCCGCATGCTGCTCTCCCACACCAGCGGTCTGACCTGCGACTTCCACATCGACACCGGGCGCGGCGACGACGCGATCGCCCGTTACGTCGAGGCCGCGAAGGGCGTGGCGATGGACTGCCCGCCGGGTACGGCGGTGTCGTACAGCGGCATCGGATACGTCGTCCTCGGCCGGATCGTCGAGGTGCTGACCGGGCTCACCTGGGACCAGGCGCTCAAGGAGCGGGTGTTCGCGCCGCTCGGGCTGGCGCACTCCATGACCCTGCCCGAGGAGGCGCTGCCGTTCCGCGTGGCGATGGGACACCTCGCGGGGGAGGACGGGGCGCAGACCCCGGCCCCGGTCTGGGACCTGATGCCGCGCGCGGCCGGACCGGGCGCCCGGGTGCTCGCCACCGCCGGGGACGTCGTCCGGTACGCCAAGGCCCACCTCGACGGGGGCGCCGGCATCCTCCGCCCCGAGACGGTGACGGCCATGCAGGCCCGCGAGACCGACGTCCCGGACAAGTGGACGGTCAGCGCCGACGGCTGGGGCCTCGGCTGGACGCTGTACGACTGGGACGGCGTGCCGGGCTACGGCCACGACGGCGCCGCGACCGGCCAGTACGCCTTCCTCCGCGTGGTGCCCACCGAGGGCGTCGCCGTCGCGCTGCTCACCAACGGCGGCTCCTCCCGCCTCCTCTACGCCGACCTGCTGCGCGAGTTGCTGGCGGAGCTGGCCGGAATCACGCTGCCCGCCCCGTTCGCCCCGCCCGCCGAGCCGCCCACCGTCGACATCACGCCCTGGACCGGTACGTACAAGAGGGAGGGAGTCGTCATCACGATCGGCGAGAGGAACGGCACACCGCACCTCACGTACGCCTTCGTGGACGGCATGGTCGGTTACTCGCCGGACCTGGAGATGGAACTCGTGCCCTTGTCGGACACGGTGTTCGCCGGGGCGGGCGGCGGTGCCTCGTTCGCGGAGGACTGGATGCCTGTGGTCTTCGCCACGCTCAGCGACGGCACCCGGTGCGCCTACATTGGCATGAGGGCCGCGCCGAAAGTGGCGTGA
- a CDS encoding anti-sigma factor family protein — protein sequence MPGSVQGAQGSGDNIHETVGAYALGILDDAEATQFEMHLATCEWCGQQLDELAGMEPMLAALADLPAAQGTPAIGESLSAKPTTGLADRLVVEVVQHRAKKSRRNFFMLAAGVALIVGGPTAVFATTGGGGDEAPKEGQTFSAAQESFTHMKASDKVSSTDASTQVSATVGMESKAWGTHAVLELKNVKGPEKCSLIAVGKNGERETVTSWSVPEWGYGIKNAKTEQARNPLYVHGGAAFTPDEIDHFEVLTFSGKKLVSVKA from the coding sequence ATGCCCGGATCTGTGCAAGGAGCCCAAGGTTCCGGCGACAACATCCACGAGACCGTCGGCGCGTACGCCCTCGGGATACTGGACGACGCCGAGGCCACACAGTTCGAGATGCATCTCGCCACGTGCGAGTGGTGCGGACAACAGCTCGACGAGCTGGCCGGTATGGAACCGATGCTGGCCGCGCTCGCGGACCTGCCCGCCGCCCAGGGCACGCCCGCCATCGGCGAGTCGCTGTCCGCGAAACCGACCACGGGCCTCGCGGACCGCCTGGTCGTCGAGGTCGTCCAGCACCGCGCGAAGAAGAGCCGACGGAACTTCTTCATGCTGGCGGCCGGCGTGGCCCTGATCGTCGGCGGCCCGACGGCGGTGTTCGCGACGACGGGCGGCGGCGGGGACGAGGCGCCGAAGGAGGGCCAGACCTTCAGCGCGGCACAGGAGTCCTTCACGCACATGAAGGCGTCGGACAAGGTCTCCTCCACCGACGCGTCCACCCAGGTCAGCGCCACGGTCGGCATGGAGTCCAAGGCCTGGGGCACGCACGCGGTCCTGGAGTTGAAGAACGTCAAGGGTCCGGAGAAGTGCTCGCTGATCGCCGTCGGCAAGAACGGCGAGCGTGAGACGGTCACCTCCTGGTCCGTCCCGGAGTGGGGCTACGGCATCAAGAACGCCAAGACCGAGCAGGCGAGGAACCCGCTCTACGTCCACGGCGGCGCTGCCTTCACCCCCGACGAGATCGACCACTTCGAGGTTCTGACCTTCAGCGGCAAGAAGCTCGTCTCGGTCAAGGCGTAA
- a CDS encoding sigma-70 family RNA polymerase sigma factor: MRKDSAVADERPHRARHRASQPSEPDEELMRALYREHAGPLLAYVLRLVAGDRQRAEDVVQETLIRAWKNAGQLNRATGSVRPWLVTVARRIVIDGHRSRQARPQEVDPSPLEVIPAEDEIDKALWLMTLSDALDDLTPAHREVLVETYFKGRTVNEAAETLGIPSGTVRSRVFYALRSMKLALEERGVTA; this comes from the coding sequence GTGCGCAAGGATTCCGCTGTGGCCGATGAACGCCCGCACAGGGCCCGACATCGCGCATCACAGCCCTCAGAGCCAGACGAGGAGCTGATGCGCGCGCTGTACCGCGAGCACGCTGGACCCTTGCTCGCGTACGTGCTGCGTCTGGTCGCGGGCGACCGCCAGCGTGCCGAGGACGTTGTGCAGGAAACTCTCATCAGGGCCTGGAAGAACGCCGGTCAGCTCAATCGAGCGACCGGATCGGTACGCCCCTGGCTGGTGACGGTCGCACGCCGCATCGTCATCGACGGCCACCGCAGCCGGCAGGCCCGGCCGCAGGAGGTCGACCCGTCGCCGCTGGAGGTCATCCCCGCGGAGGACGAGATCGACAAGGCGTTGTGGCTGATGACACTGTCGGACGCGCTGGACGACCTGACCCCTGCCCACAGGGAGGTCCTGGTCGAGACCTATTTCAAAGGGCGTACGGTCAATGAGGCGGCCGAGACGCTTGGCATCCCCAGTGGCACCGTCCGCTCCCGGGTGTTCTACGCCCTGCGGTCGATGAAGCTGGCTCTAGAGGAGCGCGGGGTGACGGCATGA
- a CDS encoding nitrate/nitrite transporter, with the protein MTAPSTAPASSRGGRWIQHWDPENEAFWNETGEKVARRNLFFSVLSEHIGFSIWTVWSVMVLFMGPEYGLTPADKFFLVSMATLVGAIVRIPYTFAVAIFGGRNWTVVSASLLLIPTIAAFVVMEPGTSFNTFLICAMLAGIGGGNFASSMTNINAFFPLRKKGWALGLNAGGGNIGVPVVQLIGLAVIGASGGPRVLLGIYIPFIVIAAVLAAVYMDNIASVKNDTGAAKDAVKEAHTWIMSFLYIGTFGSFIGYSFAFGLVLQTQFGRTPLESAYVTFIGPLLGSLIRPLGGALADKYGGAKITLWNYVGMAAATGIIVIASMQKSLPLFTTAFIALFVLTGLGNGSTFKMIPGIFQAKALAKGLEGEEAAAYGRRLSGASMGIIGAVGALGGLGINLAFRQSFLSVGSGTGAFIAFLAFYGLCFAVTWAVYLRRSASNASTTTAATEAKPQLSYAEV; encoded by the coding sequence ATGACAGCCCCGAGCACTGCCCCCGCATCGAGCAGGGGAGGCCGCTGGATTCAGCACTGGGACCCTGAGAACGAAGCCTTCTGGAACGAGACAGGCGAGAAGGTCGCCCGCCGCAACCTCTTCTTCTCGGTGCTCTCGGAGCACATCGGCTTCTCCATCTGGACCGTCTGGTCGGTGATGGTGCTCTTCATGGGCCCCGAGTACGGGCTCACCCCGGCCGACAAGTTCTTCCTCGTCTCGATGGCCACGCTGGTCGGCGCCATCGTCCGCATCCCGTACACCTTCGCGGTGGCGATCTTCGGCGGACGCAACTGGACGGTCGTCTCCGCGAGCCTGCTGCTGATCCCGACCATCGCGGCCTTCGTCGTGATGGAGCCGGGGACCTCGTTCAACACATTCCTGATCTGCGCGATGCTCGCCGGCATCGGCGGCGGCAACTTCGCCTCCTCCATGACGAACATCAACGCCTTCTTCCCGCTGCGTAAGAAGGGCTGGGCGCTCGGTCTCAACGCGGGCGGCGGCAACATCGGCGTCCCGGTCGTGCAGCTCATCGGTCTCGCCGTCATCGGCGCCTCCGGAGGCCCCCGCGTCCTGCTCGGGATCTACATCCCCTTCATCGTCATCGCCGCGGTCCTCGCCGCCGTCTACATGGACAACATCGCGTCCGTGAAGAACGACACCGGTGCCGCGAAGGACGCCGTGAAGGAGGCCCACACCTGGATCATGTCCTTCCTCTACATCGGCACCTTCGGCTCCTTCATCGGCTACAGCTTCGCCTTCGGCCTCGTCCTGCAGACCCAGTTCGGCCGTACGCCCCTGGAGTCCGCCTACGTCACCTTCATCGGCCCGCTGCTCGGCTCGCTGATCCGGCCCCTCGGCGGCGCGCTCGCCGACAAGTACGGCGGCGCCAAGATCACCCTGTGGAACTACGTCGGCATGGCCGCCGCCACCGGAATCATCGTCATCGCCTCCATGCAGAAGTCGCTGCCGCTCTTCACCACCGCGTTCATCGCGCTCTTCGTCCTCACCGGACTCGGCAACGGCTCCACCTTCAAGATGATCCCGGGCATCTTCCAGGCCAAGGCCCTCGCCAAGGGCCTGGAGGGCGAGGAGGCCGCGGCCTACGGACGCCGTCTCTCCGGTGCCTCCATGGGCATCATCGGCGCGGTGGGCGCCCTCGGCGGCCTCGGCATCAACCTGGCCTTCCGGCAGTCCTTCCTCTCCGTGGGCTCCGGCACCGGCGCCTTCATCGCCTTCCTCGCCTTCTACGGGCTCTGCTTCGCGGTGACCTGGGCCGTATACCTTCGCCGCTCGGCCTCGAACGCCTCTACGACGACGGCCGCGACGGAGGCGAAGCCGCAGCTCAGCTACGCCGAGGTGTGA
- a CDS encoding CGNR zinc finger domain-containing protein, protein MAHPQPPRFDCGHLCLDFLTTTHPEEQLDSPTGLRTWITAAHLVPEGTPLDHVTPHWLVGFRELRGHIARLVRTVPDRAPDPRAFDLSLARVNDLARAATPVLRAVRGADGTLTRALDRTPDCAALLALLARDTVELLTDPDACASLRQCAGDNCPVVYVDTSRGRRRRWCSSEICGNRERVARHRRRADLARARA, encoded by the coding sequence ATGGCACATCCCCAACCCCCTCGCTTCGACTGCGGCCACCTCTGCCTGGACTTCCTCACCACCACCCACCCCGAGGAACAACTCGACTCCCCGACCGGCCTGCGCACCTGGATCACCGCCGCCCACCTGGTCCCCGAGGGCACGCCCCTCGACCACGTCACCCCCCACTGGCTCGTCGGCTTCAGAGAACTGCGCGGCCACATCGCCCGGTTGGTGCGCACCGTCCCCGACCGCGCCCCGGACCCCCGCGCCTTCGACCTCTCCCTGGCGAGGGTCAACGACCTGGCCCGCGCGGCGACTCCGGTCCTCCGCGCCGTCCGCGGCGCCGACGGCACCCTCACCCGCGCACTCGACCGCACCCCCGACTGCGCAGCCCTGCTCGCCCTGCTCGCCCGCGACACCGTGGAGCTGCTCACCGACCCCGACGCCTGCGCGAGCCTGCGCCAGTGCGCCGGCGACAACTGCCCCGTCGTGTACGTCGACACCTCCCGCGGCCGGCGGCGCCGCTGGTGCTCCAGCGAGATCTGCGGCAACCGCGAACGCGTGGCCCGACACCGCCGCCGGGCCGATCTGGCCCGCGCCCGCGCGTAG
- a CDS encoding HelD family protein: MAAQVQQETLDSAHDSVREKEIGVEQEHLDRVYRRLEEKIHEAEFLMNDAAKRGQVGTPGALAERDAQVFRAGIHLNRLNNEFEDFLFGRIDLLLGKDGKKGPDGAYTAVEPAEGAVRPDRTADIAETLHIGRIGVLDSDYAPLVIDWRAPAAAPFYRSTPVDPGRVVRRRVIRSKGRKVLGVEDDLMRPELKASLDGHELPVIGDGALMAALGQARSHTMRDIVASIQAEQDLVIRAPAASVTYVEGGPGTGKTAVALHRAAYLLYQDRRRYAGGILIVSPTPLLVAYTEGVLPSLGEEGQVAIRAIGSLVDGAEATLYDSPAVARAKGSHRMLKVLRKAARGALESSDAPTRLRVVAFGRRLELEAPELDRIRRNALSGTAPVNLLRPRARKLLLDALWSRSGAAGRHTDPELAAELRSSFDEDITSEDAFIAFLDAWWPELTPRGVLAAMADERRLGRWARRILNPGEVRRVARSLKRDGLSVHDVAVLDELQAILGLPARPRKKRELDPLDQLTGLEELMPVREETQRERAERLAQERTEYAHVIVDEAQDLTPMQWRMVGRRGRHATWTVVGDPAQSSWSDPDEAAEARDEALGTRPRRRFTLTVNYRNPAEIAELAAKVLALAMPGSESPSAVRSTGVEPRFVTAARDTLARTARAEAARLLDLVDGTVGVVVAMNRREEAARWLAGLGDRVVALGSLEAKGLEYDATVVVSPAEIADESPAGLRVLYVALTRATQQLTVVSAERDDPDANGVPDLLRD; the protein is encoded by the coding sequence GTGGCCGCTCAGGTTCAGCAGGAAACGCTCGACTCCGCTCACGACTCGGTACGTGAGAAGGAGATCGGCGTCGAACAGGAACATCTGGACCGGGTCTACCGGCGTCTCGAGGAGAAGATCCACGAGGCCGAGTTCCTGATGAACGACGCGGCCAAGCGCGGTCAGGTCGGCACCCCGGGCGCGCTCGCCGAGCGGGACGCCCAGGTCTTTCGGGCGGGCATCCACCTGAACCGCCTCAACAACGAGTTCGAGGACTTCCTCTTCGGCCGGATCGACCTGCTGCTCGGCAAGGACGGCAAGAAGGGCCCGGACGGCGCGTACACCGCCGTCGAACCGGCCGAGGGCGCGGTCCGCCCCGACCGGACCGCCGACATCGCCGAGACCCTCCACATCGGCCGCATCGGCGTCCTGGACTCCGACTACGCGCCGCTGGTCATCGACTGGCGGGCCCCGGCGGCCGCCCCCTTCTACCGCTCGACCCCGGTCGACCCCGGCCGGGTCGTCCGCCGCCGGGTCATCCGTTCCAAGGGCCGCAAGGTGCTCGGCGTCGAGGACGACCTGATGCGCCCCGAGCTGAAGGCCTCCCTCGACGGCCACGAGCTGCCCGTCATCGGCGACGGCGCCCTCATGGCCGCCCTCGGCCAGGCCCGCAGCCACACCATGCGCGACATCGTCGCCTCCATCCAGGCCGAACAGGACCTGGTGATCCGCGCCCCCGCCGCCTCGGTGACGTACGTCGAGGGCGGCCCCGGCACCGGCAAGACGGCCGTCGCCCTGCACCGTGCCGCCTACCTCCTCTACCAGGACCGGCGCCGGTACGCGGGCGGCATCCTGATCGTCTCCCCGACCCCGCTGCTGGTCGCCTACACCGAAGGCGTCCTGCCCTCCCTCGGCGAGGAGGGCCAGGTCGCCATCCGCGCCATCGGCTCCCTGGTCGACGGCGCCGAGGCCACGCTGTACGACTCCCCGGCCGTGGCCCGCGCCAAGGGCTCTCACCGCATGCTCAAGGTGTTGCGGAAGGCCGCCCGGGGCGCCCTGGAGTCGAGCGACGCGCCCACCCGCCTCCGGGTCGTCGCCTTCGGCCGGCGCCTCGAACTGGAGGCCCCCGAACTGGACCGCATCCGCCGCAACGCGCTCAGCGGCACGGCCCCGGTCAACCTGCTGCGCCCCCGGGCGCGCAAGCTGCTCCTGGACGCCCTGTGGTCCCGGTCGGGCGCGGCCGGCCGCCACACCGATCCGGAGCTGGCCGCCGAACTGCGCTCCTCCTTCGACGAGGACATCACGAGCGAGGACGCGTTCATCGCCTTCCTCGACGCCTGGTGGCCCGAACTGACCCCGCGCGGCGTGCTCGCCGCCATGGCGGACGAGCGCCGCCTCGGCCGCTGGGCCCGCCGCATCCTCAACCCGGGTGAGGTCCGCCGCGTCGCCCGCTCCCTGAAAAGGGACGGTCTGTCCGTGCACGACGTCGCCGTGCTCGACGAACTCCAGGCGATCCTCGGCCTCCCGGCCCGCCCCAGGAAGAAGCGCGAACTCGACCCGCTGGACCAGCTCACGGGCCTGGAGGAACTCATGCCCGTACGCGAGGAGACCCAGCGGGAACGGGCCGAGCGGCTGGCGCAGGAGCGCACCGAGTACGCGCACGTCATCGTCGACGAGGCGCAGGACCTGACGCCGATGCAGTGGCGGATGGTGGGCCGCCGCGGCCGCCACGCCACCTGGACGGTCGTGGGCGACCCCGCCCAGTCCTCCTGGTCCGACCCCGACGAGGCGGCCGAGGCCAGGGACGAGGCCCTGGGCACCCGCCCCCGCCGCCGCTTCACCCTCACCGTCAACTACCGCAACCCGGCCGAGATCGCCGAACTGGCGGCGAAGGTGCTGGCCCTGGCCATGCCGGGCTCCGAGTCCCCTTCGGCGGTCCGCTCCACCGGGGTGGAGCCCCGCTTCGTCACGGCCGCCCGAGACACCCTCGCCCGCACGGCCCGCGCGGAGGCCGCCCGCCTGCTGGACCTCGTCGACGGCACGGTGGGCGTGGTGGTCGCCATGAACCGCCGGGAGGAGGCCGCCCGCTGGCTGGCCGGCCTCGGTGACCGTGTGGTGGCCCTCGGCAGCCTGGAGGCGAAGGGCCTGGAGTACGACGCCACGGTGGTGGTCTCCCCGGCGGAGATCGCGGACGAGTCCCCGGCGGGGCTGCGCGTGCTGTACGTGGCCCTGACCCGGGCGACACAGCAGCTGACGGTCGTGTCGGCGGAGAGGGACGACCCCGACGCGAACGGAGTCCCCGACCTGTTGCGGGACTGA
- a CDS encoding uroporphyrinogen-III synthase, whose translation MDRTDRTDRTDRTDRADRVAQTEHGPLAGFTVGVTAARRADELGALLQRRGAAVLHAPALRIVPLADDSELLAATKGLLDQAPDIVVATTAIGFRGWVEAADGWGLGEALLDRLRGVEVLARGPKVKGAIRAAGLTEEWSPSSESMAEVLDRLLEQGVEGRRIAVQLHGEPLPGFVESLRAGGAEVVGVPVYRWMPPEDITPVDRLLDATVGRGVDALTFTSAPAAASLLSRAEDRGLLPELLNALNHDVLPACVGPVTALPLQAHGVDTVQPERFRLGPLVQLLCQELPGRARTLPVAGHHVEIRGHAVLVDGALRPVPPAGMSLLRALCRRPGWVVPRSDLLRALPGAGRDEHAVETAMARLRTALGTPKLIQTVVKRGYRLALDPAADAKYDA comes from the coding sequence ATGGACCGGACAGATCGAACGGACCGGACTGACCGCACCGACCGAGCGGACCGGGTGGCGCAGACCGAACACGGGCCGCTCGCCGGCTTCACCGTGGGCGTCACCGCCGCCCGCCGGGCCGACGAGCTCGGGGCGCTGCTCCAGCGCCGCGGCGCCGCGGTCCTGCACGCCCCCGCGCTGCGCATCGTGCCGCTCGCCGACGACAGCGAACTGCTCGCCGCGACCAAGGGCCTGCTCGACCAGGCGCCCGACATCGTGGTGGCGACGACGGCCATCGGCTTCCGCGGCTGGGTCGAGGCGGCGGACGGCTGGGGCCTCGGCGAGGCCCTGCTCGACCGGCTGCGGGGTGTCGAGGTCCTGGCCCGCGGACCGAAGGTGAAGGGCGCGATCCGCGCCGCCGGTCTCACGGAGGAGTGGTCCCCCTCCTCGGAGTCCATGGCCGAGGTGCTCGACCGTCTGCTGGAGCAGGGGGTCGAGGGCCGCCGCATCGCCGTCCAGCTCCACGGCGAACCGCTTCCCGGCTTCGTGGAGTCCCTGCGCGCCGGGGGAGCGGAGGTGGTCGGCGTCCCCGTCTACCGCTGGATGCCGCCCGAGGACATCACCCCCGTGGACCGCCTCCTCGATGCGACGGTCGGCCGCGGCGTCGACGCCCTCACCTTCACCAGCGCTCCCGCGGCGGCGTCCCTGCTCTCCCGCGCCGAGGACCGGGGCCTGCTCCCGGAGTTGCTCAACGCGCTGAACCACGACGTCCTGCCCGCCTGTGTGGGCCCGGTGACCGCCCTGCCGCTCCAGGCGCACGGCGTGGACACGGTCCAGCCCGAACGCTTCCGCCTCGGCCCCCTCGTCCAACTCCTGTGCCAGGAACTCCCCGGCCGCGCCCGCACGCTGCCCGTCGCCGGCCACCATGTGGAGATCCGCGGCCACGCGGTCCTCGTCGACGGGGCCCTGCGCCCCGTGCCCCCGGCCGGCATGTCCCTGCTCCGCGCGCTCTGTCGCAGGCCCGGCTGGGTCGTCCCCCGCTCCGACCTCCTGCGCGCCCTCCCCGGCGCGGGCCGCGACGAACACGCCGTGGAGACGGCGATGGCCCGCCTCCGCACGGCCCTCGGCACCCCGAAACTCATCCAGACCGTGGTCAAGCGCGGCTACCGCCTTGCCCTGGACCCGGCGGCGGACGCGAAGTACGACGCGTGA